From Xiphophorus hellerii strain 12219 chromosome 9, Xiphophorus_hellerii-4.1, whole genome shotgun sequence, a single genomic window includes:
- the her6 gene encoding hairy-related 6 has product MPADMMEKSSSSPVAATPASMNTTPDKPKTASEHRKSSKPIMEKRRRARINESLGQLKTLILDALKKDSSRHSKLEKADILEMTVKHLRNLQRAQMTAALNTDPSILGKYRAGFSECMNEVTRFLSTCEGVNTEVRTRLLGHLASCMTQINAMNYPSQHQHQHQLPPAAGSTHPSFAQSMVQIPNSSPQVLPMNPASCKGGSPPASLPSDATKVYGGFQIVPATDGQFAFLIPNAAFAPNGPVIPVYANNMSTSVPVPAAVSPGAPSANTDSVWRPW; this is encoded by the exons atgCCTGCCGATATGATGGAAAAATCCTCATCCTCTCCGGTCGCTGCGACGCCGGCGAGCATGAACACAACTCCTGACAAGCCCAAGACAGCATCTGAACACAGAAAG tCATCAAAGCCGATCATGGAGAAGAGGAGACGAGCCAGAATAAACGAGAGCTTGGGTCAGCTAAAGACTCTCATTCTGGATGCGCTCAAAAAAGAT AGCTCCAGACACTCCAAACTGGAGAAGGCAGACATCCTGGAGATGACAGTGAAGCACCTCCGGAACCTGCAGAGAGCTCAGATGACCG CTGCTCTGAACACCGACCCCTCCATATTGGGAAAATATCGTGCAGGATTCAGTGAATGCATGAATGAAGTCACCCGATTCCTTTCCACCTGCGAGGGCGTCAACACCGAAGTCAGGACGCGGCTCCTGGGCCACTTGGCCAGCTGCATGACGCAGATCAACGCCATGAACTACCCCAGCCAGCATCAGCACCAGCACCAGCTCCCCCCAGCCGCCGGGTCGACGCACCCCTCCTTCGCTCAGTCCATGGTTCAGATCCCCAATTCCTCCCCGCAGGTGCTCCCAATGAACCCCGCGTCCTGTAAAGGGGGCTCCCCGCCGGCCAGCTTACCGTCAGACGCGACCAAAGTGTACGGCGGCTTCCAGATCGTACCTGCCACAGACGGACAGTTCGCTTTCCTCATACCCAACGCGGCATTTGCGCCGAACGGCCCCGTTATCCCCGTGTACGCAAACAACATGAGCACGTCGGTGCCTGTTCCTGCCGCAGTGTCCCCCGGAGCCCCATCCGCCAACACAGACTCAGTGTGGCGACCCTGGTGA